AAGCACCCGCGCAAGCACAGCCCCGCCTTGGAGGGCGTCAAGCGAAGTGTCGCCCGTGACCTGCCACAGCAGGGTAAAGAAGGCCATCAGGGCCACTGCGCCCAGGTGGGCAGCCACAAGGTAAACCCAGGAGGCATCCCGCACCTTGCTGTCGCCGTCATTGAAATCAATAAGAAAGAAGGGCGCCAGCGACATGATTTCCCACGCCAGCATGAACAGCACGGCATCGCGTGCGGTCATCACAAGGGCAAGGCCGATCAGCAGCATATGAAAAAAGAACCAGTGCGCCGCAAGATTGTGGCGTTCCGGTTCTTCATGCCGCAAGGCAATGCCGCCCGAGGCGGCGCAGACAAAACCCAGACCAAACACTGGCAGCAAAAACAGGCGGCTCAGGGCGTCCATGCCCAGGGCGCAGGATCCCACGGGCAAGGCCAGAGGCAGGCGCAGGCTCTCCTGCCCGGCCCACGGGCCGGAGGAAAGGGCGCACAAACCGACAAAACAGCCCGCAAAGGCCCCGATAACGCCAGCCGCATTGGCCGCGCGTCCGGTTGCCTTTGAGGGCGGGCGCACGGCCAGCAGTGCGCACAGGGCGGCTGTTGCCGCCAATATGCCGATGGCCGTGATAAAAAGGAACATGACTGCCGGAATACCTACGCCAGGCCGTCTTTCAGCTGCTTTTCAAAGTAGGCGATGGTTTTAACCAGGCCTTCTTCAAGAGCTACCTTGGGTTCCCAGCCAAGCTTTTCGCGGGCCAGGGTGATGTCGGGCTTGCGCTGCTTGGGGTCATCGCAGGGCAGGGGTTCGTAAGAAATCACCGACTTGCTGCCGGTCATTTCCACGACCTTTTCGGCCAGTTCGCGGATGGTGAACTCGCCGGGGTTGCCCATGTTCATGGGGCCCACAAAATCATCGGGCGAGGCCATGAAGCGGATCATGCACTCCACAAGGTCGTCCACATAGCAGAAGGAGCGGGTCTGGGAGCCATCGCCGTAAATGGTGATGGATTCGCCCTTGAGCGCCTGAATGATGAAGTTGGAGACCACGCGCCCATCGTTGGGGTGCATCTTGGGCCCGTAGGTATTGAAGATGCGTCCCACCTTGATGGGCAGGTTGCCTTGCCGCCAGTAGGCAAAGAACAGGGCTTCGGCGCAGCGCTTGCCTTCATCGTAGCAGGAGCGGATGCCGTTGGGGTTCACATGGCCCCAGTAGCTTTCCTGCTGCGGATGTACCTCGGGGTCGCCGTACACTTCGCTGGTGGATGCCTGATAAATGCGCGCGCCAAGCCTCTTGGCCAGGCCCAGCATATTGATGGCGCCGTGGACGCAGGTCTTGATGGTCTGCACCGGGTCGTGCTGATAATGGATGGGCGAGGCCGGGCAGGCCAGATTGTAAATTTCATCCACCTCTACATAGAGGGGAAATGTCACGTCGTGGCGGATAAGCTCAAACCTGCGGTTATCCATGAGCGCTTCCACGTTGGCGCGTGCGCTGGAAAAGAAATTGTCCACGCAGAGCACTTCGTGCCCTTCGTTGAGCAGGCGTTCGCACAGTTGCG
The window above is part of the Desulfovibrio desulfuricans DSM 642 genome. Proteins encoded here:
- a CDS encoding UDP-glucuronic acid decarboxylase family protein, giving the protein MHLRKRILVTGGSGFLGSQLCERLLNEGHEVLCVDNFFSSARANVEALMDNRRFELIRHDVTFPLYVEVDEIYNLACPASPIHYQHDPVQTIKTCVHGAINMLGLAKRLGARIYQASTSEVYGDPEVHPQQESYWGHVNPNGIRSCYDEGKRCAEALFFAYWRQGNLPIKVGRIFNTYGPKMHPNDGRVVSNFIIQALKGESITIYGDGSQTRSFCYVDDLVECMIRFMASPDDFVGPMNMGNPGEFTIRELAEKVVEMTGSKSVISYEPLPCDDPKQRKPDITLAREKLGWEPKVALEEGLVKTIAYFEKQLKDGLA